A genomic segment from Variovorax paradoxus B4 encodes:
- the pqqE gene encoding pyrroloquinoline quinone biosynthesis protein PqqE, whose protein sequence is MTTAAPRPGPPLWLLAELTYRCPLHCVFCFNPVDFAQQENELGTEDWLRVLREGRELGAVQCGLSGGEPLLRDDLEIIIAEAARLGYYTNLLTSGVGLTAQRAAALKAAGLDHVQLSFQDSTREMNDFLSHTKTFELKNRVAKIIKDQGWPMVLNVVIHRMNIDHIDRIIEMAHEMGAEYLELANTQYYSWAFVNRDQLLPTHEQLRHAEEVTDAWRKRLGERMRIFFVAPDYHEGKAKKCVNGWGSMFLTVAPDGAALPCHTAKMLPGLEFPNVNAHSLREIWFDSEGFNRYRGTGWMKEPCASCDQREQDLGGCRCQAYLLAQDAAAADPVCAKSPDHHRVVEAVAHAAARDPAALTEHPLVFRDPANSRRLSAALVTPHA, encoded by the coding sequence ATGACCACCGCAGCACCGCGCCCCGGACCGCCACTGTGGCTGCTGGCCGAGCTGACCTACCGCTGCCCGCTGCATTGCGTGTTCTGTTTCAACCCGGTCGACTTCGCGCAGCAGGAGAACGAACTTGGCACCGAGGACTGGCTGCGCGTGCTGCGCGAAGGCCGCGAGCTCGGCGCGGTGCAGTGCGGCCTCTCGGGCGGCGAGCCGCTCTTGCGCGACGATCTCGAGATCATCATTGCCGAGGCCGCACGCCTGGGCTACTACACCAACCTGCTGACTTCGGGCGTCGGCCTCACGGCGCAGCGCGCCGCCGCGCTGAAGGCCGCGGGCCTGGACCACGTGCAGCTGTCGTTCCAGGACTCCACGCGCGAGATGAACGATTTTCTCTCGCACACCAAGACCTTCGAGCTGAAGAACCGGGTGGCGAAGATCATCAAGGACCAGGGCTGGCCGATGGTGCTGAACGTGGTGATCCACCGCATGAACATCGACCACATCGACCGCATCATCGAGATGGCGCACGAGATGGGGGCCGAGTACCTCGAGCTTGCCAACACCCAGTACTACTCGTGGGCCTTCGTCAACCGCGACCAGCTGCTGCCCACGCACGAGCAGCTGCGCCATGCCGAAGAGGTGACCGATGCCTGGCGCAAGCGGCTCGGCGAGCGCATGCGCATCTTCTTCGTCGCGCCCGACTACCACGAGGGCAAGGCCAAGAAATGCGTCAACGGCTGGGGCAGCATGTTCCTCACCGTAGCACCCGACGGCGCTGCGCTGCCTTGCCACACGGCCAAGATGCTGCCGGGCCTCGAATTCCCGAACGTGAACGCGCACAGCCTGCGCGAGATCTGGTTCGATTCCGAAGGCTTCAACCGCTACCGCGGCACGGGCTGGATGAAGGAGCCCTGCGCGAGCTGCGACCAGCGCGAGCAGGACCTGGGCGGCTGCCGCTGCCAAGCCTACCTGCTGGCGCAGGATGCGGCTGCTGCCGATCCGGTGTGCGCGAAGAGCCCGGACCACCACCGCGTGGTCGAGGCGGTGGCGCATGCGGCCGCGCGCGATCCGGCGGCGCTGACGGAGCATCCGCTGGTGTTTCGCGATCCCGCCAATTCGCGGCGTCTCTCCGCGGCTCTCGTCACGCCGCACGCGTGA
- the pqqD gene encoding pyrroloquinoline quinone biosynthesis peptide chaperone PqqD: MLTLESKPRVGPGFRLQWEPAQDCHVLLYPEGMVRLNGSAGEIMKRCDGERSVAAIVADLEQAFDTTGLEPEVRGFIEMAAQQNWLRWDPQ, translated from the coding sequence ATGTTGACCCTCGAAAGCAAACCCCGCGTCGGCCCCGGCTTCCGCCTGCAATGGGAGCCGGCGCAGGACTGCCACGTGCTGCTCTACCCCGAGGGTATGGTGCGGCTCAACGGCAGCGCGGGCGAGATCATGAAGCGCTGCGACGGCGAGCGCAGCGTCGCGGCCATCGTGGCCGATCTGGAGCAGGCTTTCGACACCACCGGTCTCGAACCCGAGGTGCGCGGCTTCATCGAAATGGCGGCGCAGCAGAACTGGCTGCGCTGGGATCCCCAATGA